A single Primulina tabacum isolate GXHZ01 unplaced genomic scaffold, ASM2559414v2 Contig780, whole genome shotgun sequence DNA region contains:
- the LOC142535001 gene encoding profilin-4-like, which produces MSWQTYVDEHLMCDVDGVHLTAAAIIGQDGSVWAQSSTFPQFKPEEMSNIAKDFEEPGFLAPTGLYLGGHKYMVIQGEPGAVIRGKKGAGGITIKKTGQALIFGLYEEPMTPGQCNMVVEKMGDYLIDQGL; this is translated from the exons ATGTCGTGGCAGACTTACGTGGACGAGCACTTGATGTGCGATGTGGACGGTGTTCACCTCACCGCCGCCGCCATCATCGGCCAAGACGGGAGCGTCTGGGCCCAGAGCTCCACCTTCCCTCAG TTCAAACCCGAGGAGATGTCTAACATTGCAAAGGATTTTGAGGAGCCTGGATTTCTTGCTCCCACTGGACTGTACCTTGGAGGCCACAAGTATATGGTGATTCAAGGGGAGCCTGGCGCTGTTATTCGTGGAAAGAAG GGGGCTGGCGGTATAACCATAAAGAAAACTGGGCAAGCTCTCATTTTCGGCCTCTATGAGGAACCGATGACGCCTGGACAGTGCAACATGGTTGTTGAGAAAATGGGAGACTACCTTATCGACCAGGGCCTGTAG
- the LOC142535000 gene encoding alpha-mannosidase-like: MLLYQIDVPIQQSYLWYSSSEGDADAQSSGAYIFRPNGMPTSVVSGSVPLKIVRGPLVDEVHQQFASWIYQVIRVYKDKDHAEVEYTIGPIPIDDSDGKEVITRMMTNMVADKVFYTDSNGRDFLKRFT, translated from the exons ATGCTGTTATACCAGATTGATGTACCAATACAACAAAGCTATCTTTGGTATTCTTCTAGCGAGGGAGATGCAGATGCCCAG AGTTCCGGTGCTTATATTTTCCGACCCAATGGAATGCCTACTTCGGTGGTATCTGGATCA GTTCCTCTGAAGATTGTACGGGGACCACTAGTTGATGAAGTACACCAGCAATTTGCTTCCTGGATCTACCAG GTTATTAGAGTTTATAAAGATAAAGATCATGCTGAAGTTGAATACACG ATTGGTCCAATTCCTATAGACGATAGTGATGGAAAAGAAGTTATTACAAGAATGATGACTAATATGGTCGCTGACAAAGTGTTCTACACTGATTCCAACGGAAGGGACTTTCTAAAACGG Tttacgtga